A stretch of the Aphanothece sacrum FPU1 genome encodes the following:
- a CDS encoding YifB family Mg chelatase-like AAA ATPase gives MLARVWSASLVGIDALKVGVEVDVSGGLPAITIVGLPDTAVQESRERVKAALKNSGFAFPVRKIIINLAPADLRKEGPYFDLPISVGILAASEQIDGHLLGDYLFLGELSLDGSLRPVAGVLPIAAAAQRLGITGLVVPLDNAQEASVVNNLAVYGFKHLTDVADFLCHPQTHQPVQFKPIEVLGRSPIPTPDLKDVKGQNHARRALEIAAAGGHNLIFVGPPGSGKTMLARRLPGILPPLSFSEALEVSQIHSVAGLLKNRGSLIQERPFRSPHHSASGPSLVGGGSFPRPGEISLSHHGILFLDELTEFKRNVLEFLRQPLEDGYVSISRTRQSVTFPARFTLIASTNPCPCGYFGDPIQHCTCSPRQREQYWAKLSGPLMDRIDLQVGVNRLKPEEMIAEGIGEDSKTIRERVKLARDRAQNRFKMEKSVSCNSQMQTSHLRNFCQLDKSSRNLLEGAIRKLGLSARAMDRILKVSRTIADLGNEEILKSHHVAEAIQYRTIDRMH, from the coding sequence ATGTTAGCTAGGGTTTGGAGTGCTTCATTAGTGGGCATTGACGCGCTTAAAGTTGGGGTAGAAGTTGATGTTTCAGGGGGACTTCCTGCTATTACCATTGTGGGACTTCCTGATACTGCGGTACAAGAATCTAGAGAAAGAGTTAAAGCAGCATTAAAAAATTCAGGATTTGCCTTTCCCGTTCGTAAAATTATTATTAATTTAGCCCCCGCAGATCTTCGCAAAGAAGGCCCCTATTTTGACTTACCTATTAGTGTAGGAATATTAGCAGCTTCAGAACAAATTGATGGCCATTTATTGGGGGATTATTTATTTTTAGGGGAATTATCCCTTGATGGTAGTTTGCGCCCCGTTGCGGGCGTTTTACCCATCGCTGCGGCTGCCCAACGCTTAGGTATTACCGGATTAGTTGTACCCTTAGATAATGCGCAAGAAGCCTCAGTTGTCAATAATTTAGCTGTTTATGGCTTTAAACACCTCACAGATGTTGCAGACTTCCTCTGTCACCCTCAAACTCATCAACCCGTCCAATTTAAACCTATAGAAGTTTTAGGGCGATCGCCTATTCCCACCCCTGACTTAAAGGACGTAAAAGGTCAAAATCACGCCCGTCGCGCCTTAGAAATAGCAGCCGCAGGGGGTCATAACCTCATTTTTGTGGGGCCTCCAGGTAGCGGAAAAACCATGTTAGCAAGACGTTTACCGGGCATTTTACCGCCTTTATCCTTCTCAGAAGCGTTAGAAGTCTCTCAAATTCATTCTGTCGCCGGATTACTCAAAAATAGAGGCTCATTGATCCAAGAAAGACCCTTTCGCAGTCCCCATCATTCAGCTTCTGGCCCTTCTTTAGTGGGAGGTGGCAGTTTTCCTCGTCCTGGCGAAATCTCTTTATCTCATCATGGTATCTTATTTTTAGACGAATTAACTGAATTTAAGCGTAATGTCTTAGAATTTTTGCGTCAACCCCTAGAAGATGGTTATGTCTCCATTTCTCGTACTCGTCAGTCTGTCACGTTTCCAGCTAGATTTACCTTAATAGCAAGCACAAATCCCTGTCCCTGTGGTTATTTTGGTGATCCAATTCAACATTGTACTTGTTCTCCTCGTCAACGGGAACAATATTGGGCTAAATTATCAGGCCCATTAATGGATAGAATTGATTTACAAGTAGGTGTAAATCGTCTGAAACCCGAAGAAATGATCGCCGAAGGAATAGGAGAAGATTCTAAAACCATCCGAGAAAGAGTAAAACTCGCCCGCGATCGCGCCCAAAATCGGTTTAAAATGGAAAAGTCGGTTTCTTGTAATTCTCAAATGCAGACATCTCATTTACGCAATTTTTGTCAATTAGATAAGTCGAGTCGTAATTTATTAGAAGGGGCAATTCGTAAGTTAGGATTATCAGCAAGGGCCATGGATCGGATTTTAAAAGTATCTCGTACTATTGCTGATTTAGGTAATGAAGAAATCTTAAAAAGTCATCATGTTGCTGAGGCGATTCAGTATCGAACTATTGATCGAATGCATTAA